GCCTTGTGAGAAGACAAATAAGCAAAGAGGTCGCATTGATAACCCTGGTGTTTGTTCCGGCAATATTTGCAGCTGTAAattctctctctgtccccATAACACAAACTCTTCGCTCCGAGATCCCTGTGAATGCTGCCAGTGTCCAAACCGGCGTCCATATACTTCCTGGTATGCCACAGCTTGATGGTATGAATTGGAAATAGAGTTTTCCACCTTGGGATTGGTACCTGATGCTTTTCGTGCCTCTCACGGATATTGTCCTGCTTCGCTACTTCACTTGGATCAACTGTTTCCAAGACCAGCACGCTAGAAAACCCTTTCCAGATAGCTCAAGAAGGGTTCCACTTGTAGTATTACTTAAAGTCATGATGAATCTACATAGATACAATCAGTACTGTAAGATTAATCGAACGCTATCAAGCGGTTTAAGAGGGTTGCAATACTGAAGACGTGGTGAGAAGGATTTAGAGAGCAGCGAAAGAGTCACAGAGACGAATAAAGAGGTTTACGATGCTGAATGGAACCCAAGACGGAAACGTTGTCTATTAACAGCCTTCTAATCCTTCCCCGTGTTCTCCATAGAGGTCAGCTGTGAGTGCATAACTCTGCCGTCCTTCACTACGACCAATACAGACTCCTCTGGCTTGTCCAAGACTGAAATATTGTCTAGAGGATTGCAATTCAAGACCAACAGATCCGCCGTAAACCCTTCTTTGATCTGGCCCAGCTTTCCCTCCTGTCCTAGCATCCTTGCGGCGTTGATGGTCGCGCTCTGCAGAACCTGGGTTGGAGTCTGAACTTGGCTGCGGATCGAGAACTCCTTGCTCTGCGCGAAATGAGTCGGTCCCAGCAGATCCGTGCCGAAGCAGATGGTGACACCAACCTCGGTCGCCATCTTGAGCGTGGCCAGGCCACTTTCCAGGACAGTAGTGACTTTGGCCTCCGATTCGGGATCGAGGAAATGCAGCTCCTTGGACACGAAATGGGTGACGAGCGTCGGCGTCAGGAATGTCCCCGTCTCGACCATTAGCTTCGCGGTCTCGAGATCGATCATGTTTCCGTGCTCGATGCCCCTGACGCCTTGGGCGATGGCCTGTCTGACTGCCTCCGTTGTGTAGCAATGGCTGGTGACATAGGTCTTTGCATTCTTCGCAACCGTGACGATGGCCCTGATCTCATCGTCGGAGAACTGAAGCTGGTCGATGCGATCCGTCGGGCtggcggcaccgccgccgcccatgatCTTGATGAAGTCGGCGCCCTGTCGCAGCTCGTCTCGCGCGACCCGATAGCATTCCGGCACGCCGTCCACGATACGGCTGATGCCCGACACCGCACCGCCGCAGCAGGGAATCGTGTCGTGTCGCCCCCGCATGTCGCCGTGGCCCCCGGTCTGAGAGAGGGCCTTGCCGGAGATGAAGAGACGCGGGCCAGGGTGAATcccttcctcgacggcctcttTCATCGCCAGGGTCGCGCCTCCGCAGTCCCTCACGGTCGTGAAGCCCCGGTGAAGCATGGACTTCAGGACGCTGGGCTGCCGTAGCAGGCTCTTGGTCTCTGTCATGTCGCGGTACGACGATAGACTAGCTGCTCCAGGGGTGACGGCAATATGAACGTGGCAGTCGATCAAGCCGGGGCAGACGAACTTGCCCTGCAAGTCGATATCATTATGcggctcgacctcgagcgtGTTGACCCGGGATGAGCCGTTGTCTTCGACGAACGCTATTTTCCCACCGGAAAGGCCAATGGTCGCATTCTTTCGAACAGTTCCCGTCACGGGATCAACGATTGCTGTGTTTCTCAGTAGATATGTGTTTTGGACATCCAGCTTCCATGGTGTGATATATTTGGAAAGGTCCATGCCGGAGGCGTCAGGTTTCGCTTGGACAGCAACCATATCTGTTTGTGGGGGGAAGTGAGCTCTATCGAAGTGAATGAAGTATAAGTCTGAAGGTCTATCTGGTATTTAGAAGCCATGTATATATGGCGTCTACTTTTATATTCTGTCGTTTTGTCGATAGGCAGCCATTGCAAGCATGCTACCCGTAGAGAACTGACATGTGAAATAGCTGCTTGCATCGGCAGCGTTGGCATTAGTTATACAACGGATGAATGTCCAGTAGAAATTGCCTCTGTTTGTCCATGTGGAGGGGGCCCAGCAAGCTACTCATTGGGATATTCCGCATCCGGTGTTGCTCTGTGGAGAAATCGGATGTTGCTTGCTTCTCAACGCATGCGGCTCAGCTGAAGAGAACTTGCCAAGGCACAACCCCACAAAGGCATGCTGCGAATAATGCAACAAGATGAGAACAATCTTCCCGAAGCTAGTGTCGTGAATGTTGTAGAAAAAACCACCATTATCATCACGTGTCTTCTGGAATGGGGCTTAGAAACATGCCGGTCGACCACATCGTAGTAAAGTACCAGCTAACATGCAAGCTCATAAAAGTCGTCTCTCTAATTGAATTGGTACAGTCGTCTATGTCTGCTTCTGCTTTTCGTTTTCAGTAGCGAGTGCTTGCGCattcgccgacgccgaccccTTGGGTGGACGACCGCCCAGTACGCGAGCCTGTTCATTATATGATATGATTAGACAATTGCCACATCCTGGGTCAGTGTGGTTGAGACAAATCTTACCTCGGCGCTCTGAATCGCCGCAGCGTCTTCCCTCGTGATTTCTTGCGCAGGTTTCCGCGCCACGTCCCCCGTCTTGGCGATGAAGTTCTGCTGCTTGTCGTGCATGCTCTgtgccgtggccgccgtgcCGCCCTTGATGGGACCGAAGCCCGTGAGGTCGGTCTCGGCAGATGCGAGAGTCGATGCCTGGGTCTGGGTGATGGGCTCGCCTTCGGCTGCCTGCTCACGGATCTCGTTCTTGTTGGGGAGCTGAGGGTCCATTTTGGCAGTGTCGTTGATGTGTGAATATGGGGGACTCGGCGTGATGAGCAATCCGGGTTGGTGGTAGATACTGGCTTCCGGTCAAATCGTTTTAATTTCGTGAGTGAGCGgacctcttcttcgccataCCCGGCCCTGAACACTTCTTTTATGCCGTAGTCGTTGCCGATGATATCATGCTGATGATGTGCCGACATTTGGGACTGTCGCCTCCATTCTGACGTTGCGGTGGGTCAATCCCGCTTCCTGAGATGGATCGATCTCGATTGACCCATCTTCACTGGGTCCAAACGACATGCTGTTTGACCACGACTTTAGGTGTTGCGCCGTTTGTTCGCATTGACGCCATGTCGTGAGAAAAATCTCACATGCAGTATAAGGATGGAATCTTGAGACATGGAACAAACAACAGATCTAGTCCTAAAGATGGATATTGAACCCTGAACTCAAAGAGCATTGGAAGTTAGCTGAGAAAGGACCCAGTTATCCACTTGAGACGCACGTAAGAAGCCAACGTGGTCAATCAGAACAGGCAAGTTGTATCTTCTGCGGATAAAAATCTTGGAGACTTGAGGAGCTCCCGATCTGGATGATGGTTCCCAAAGACGCCATTAGCCAAGGAATGGAGGTTATAAGAGCAAATCATTCAGAATGGATGGATCTGCTCTGCTTCTGTTACATTTAAGAACTCTTCAGGCGATCAATCTGTTACACACACAAGGCGGAAAGAGCCGGATCTTCCGCCAGATGAGATATTTCTCAATCATTTCAACCTGGAGTCTTTTTGTGTTTTGGGTAGTTCACGTTTCCATCAACTAGGCCTCATGTAAAGAAGGTGTTCGAAGCTCAACAATCTGAGACGGTAGCAACTATGATATATATGTACATTGAATGGGATGGGAGACaaccttttttcttcttctttttcctgATAAATTTCGTCCGAGCCTAGCCAGAGTGGCTGTTTAAATGTGAAGACGTacaaaagaaagagagacgaACGAAGAATACTCTCGCATTCGTTGTGTGTTGTCCTCGCGGGAAGTCGACGGGTCCGTTTAGTCCTCGTTGCCCGACTAGTCGTCGACGTTCTCGGGGTCCTCGTCGCGGCGCCAGGGACCTTTCTTCCCGCCCTTTCGGCCGCCCTTCCGGTCGTCGTTCCAACCGTCTCCCCAGCCTCCTCCGCACTTCTTCCCACCCTTacaacctccccccccgccgccgccgcctccccaaccaccgcctccccaaccgccgcctcctccgccgccgcctcccttgccgccgtgTCCTCCGCCGTACCCGCCCTTGTTGAGCATATCGTCCCAAGCGCCATTGTTCTTGTTGTCcccgtcaccgccgtcgtcgcgctTGTTGAgatcgttgtcgtcgtggtcTGCATCGTTCGGTTGGTCCTGGACATGGCCGTCGTTCCCTCCACCACGACCGCCTCCGTGACGGCCCCCGCCTTTGCTTCGGTAGTTTtcgtagtcgtcgtcgtagttgCAGCCTTTTTTGCCTCCATTCTTGTCGCGTCTGCATTTGTTATTTCGGTCTCGGCGCTTCTCCAGCTCATCGCGCTTGACGATGGCGTCATTGAAGGGCTGATGCTACTGTATTAGCCCTGTCTTGTTGGAAGAGGGTTTCTGAAGCAAAAGTCGACATACTGATATGTTGTCTACATTGTTAGGCTGTGTGGAGGCGTGACCATCAGCAGTTAGACCAGCAGAGGGTTTATCAACGTGCATAGATAGGGGGACAAAGGTAATGACGGCCTGAATCCACTCACAACTGGCTCAGGAGCACGCTTTCTCTCAGTTAGTTCATGGTTCATTCCAAGGAAAAGATATAAAGAGGGCTCCCACCTTGACAATGTCCACTGCATCAGCACCAAGATCAACCGGCGCCGCCAcaggagcagcaacagcgacAATGGCACAAAAAGCGATGCCAACCGTGGCAGACTGACGAATAGATGGGACATGCATGCTGGCGAGATGCAGCAAGGATGTAGATGGCAGGTGAAATGGATGAAGCGCTGATTTCAAAGCTAGAGCTGGAGCAATAGTGAAATCGATCCAAGACAGTCTGCTCGTGCTGAACAGAGGAATCCACGGAGAATCCAGGAAAATGTCTGGGTATTTATAGATGATTCAACAATACTGACTGACACCCAGAGGGAGTGTCCTGGTTGTTGTTAACTACCCAGGATGATGGAGGCTCTGGGCAAAGCCTGGATTTCCGGCCCTTCGAATCCTGACCCAAAAGCTTTGGCTGCTTTGGGAGGAAGGCGACTGTCAACTTTGTTGCCCGAATACGGCACCGAGTGTTGGGACGAGGAGCCTCGCAGAGACGTGACTTGCAAAGTTTACACCACGCAAGCCCAAGGAAAACAATATCCGAATTACCAGAATGTCAAACAACCACATGACGGAGCAGGAAGCACAGC
The genomic region above belongs to Colletotrichum higginsianum IMI 349063 chromosome 2, whole genome shotgun sequence and contains:
- a CDS encoding Amidohydrolase codes for the protein MVAVQAKPDASGMDLSKYITPWKLDVQNTYLLRNTAIVDPVTGTVRKNATIGLSGGKIAFVEDNGSSRVNTLEVEPHNDIDLQGKFVCPGLIDCHVHIAVTPGAASLSSYRDMTETKSLLRQPSVLKSMLHRGFTTVRDCGGATLAMKEAVEEGIHPGPRLFISGKALSQTGGHGDMRGRHDTIPCCGGAVSGISRIVDGVPECYRVARDELRQGADFIKIMGGGGAASPTDRIDQLQFSDDEIRAIVTVAKNAKTYVTSHCYTTEAVRQAIAQGVRGIEHGNMIDLETAKLMVETGTFLTPTLVTHFVSKELHFLDPESEAKVTTVLESGLATLKMATEVGVTICFGTDLLGPTHFAQSKEFSIRSQVQTPTQVLQSATINAARMLGQEGKLGQIKEGFTADLLVLNCNPLDNISVLDKPEESVLVVVKDGRVMHSQLTSMENTGKD
- a CDS encoding Seed maturation protein — encoded protein: MDPQLPNKNEIREQAAEGEPITQTQASTLASAETDLTGFGPIKGGTAATAQSMHDKQQNFIAKTGDVARKPAQEITREDAAAIQSAEARVLGGRPPKGSASANAQALATENEKQKQT